The Thermomicrobiales bacterium genome contains the following window.
GTTCTCGACTCGCACGCGAACCTGACTCCGCAGATGGTCGAGCATGCCGACATCCTGCTGGCCTACGAGACCTACCCGCACATCGACACCTATGCGCGTGGCAGCCAGGCGGTGCGGTTGCTGGAGCAGCGGCTGCTCGGCGAGATCCTGCCCACCCACGCATTGCGCCAGATTCCGCTACTGACCCCGCTGACGACGCAGTGGACTGCCGGGCCGACTCCGATGCGCGACCTCGCGCTGCTGGCCGAGCAGGCGCGTCATGAACGATCGGTGCTCTCGATCGCCCTCGCCTCGGGCTTCCCCTACAACGATATCCACGACGCGGGGATGGCGGTGCTGGTGACGACCGACGGCGATCCGGCGGCGGCGAACGCGATCGCCGACCGGCTGGCAGCCGCCTGCTGGGAGAGACGATCGCTGTTCGAGTCGGACCTGACCCCGGTCGATGCAGCGGTCTCGCTGGCGATGGCGGCGGAGCGCGGGCCGGTCGTGCTGGCAGATGTCGCCGACAACCCCGGCGGGGGCGCGTCGGGGGATGGCACGACGATCCTGGCCGCGCTGCTGGCGGCGCGTGCCGAAAGCGCGGTTGTCGCGATGATCGCCGATCCCGAGACGGTGCGTCAGGCAGAGCTGATCGGCGCAGGCAATCGCGGCAGGCTACGACTGGGCGGCAAGACCGACCACCTCCACGGCCCGACGCTGGAGCTCGACGCGCGGGTGCGCTGGACTGGCGACCTCACCTTTGTGAATCGCGGTCCGATGGGAACCGGGACGACGACGCGGCTGGGGTCGTCGGCGGTCATCGAGGTGGGCGACCCGCCGGTCGAGGTGATCGTTGCGACGAACCGCGTCCAGGCGCTCGACCCGGAGCTGCTGCGTGCGGCAGGGATCGAGCCGGAGTCGCGCCGGATCATCGTTCTGAAGTCGAGCGTCCACTTCCGGGCCGCGTTCGGGCCACTGGCAGCCGGCATCATCGAGGTCGCTGGGCCAGGACTCTCCTCGCCGGATCTGCTCAGCTTTCCCTACCGCCGCGTCCGCCGGCCGATCTGGCCGCTGGATCGCGACATGCGGTAGGGTCAGGGTAAAGGAGGCAGGATGAGCGATAACCGGGACCCGGACGACAAGCAGAAGCCACGCCAGCAGCAGGGGATGATCGTCGGCCTCCCGCTTGGCGTCGCGATCGGCGCCGATCGCGGCGCCGCAATGGGCAACGTCTCCCTGGGTATCTCGATCGGCGTTGCCATCGGCGTCGCGCTCGGCGTCGCGCACGATCAGCGCAAGAACGATTGATGAGCGAGATGCCGCCACGCCGCCGAAAGAACCCGCTCGTTCAGGCCGCCGCGGTCCTGCTGGGCTTCCTGCTCGGCATCGCGCTGCTCGGCCGGCTCGATAGCAGCGGCCTGCCGATCCTGGTCGGCGCGGCGATCGGGGTTGCGCTGGTCTTGGCGTTCGACGCGCTGCGGCGCAGAGACCGACCATCCTGAAGCGGCGAGCACCGTTGACTACCGACCGCCAACGTACCTCGTTCGACCTTCGTGCCCCTCACGTATTCCAGCGCAGTAGAACGACGGCGACAAGCTGGAGAACACAGAAGGCGAACAGGAAGATACCGATGCTGAAGACCGTGATCACGCCAAACACGAACGACAGCGCCGCGGCGATGAGCATCGCCTTCCACGACGAGCGAGACAGGCCGTACCAGGTTAGGAACAGCGAACACCCGGGAATCAGCCATATGAGATCGAGCCATAGCCCCTGGGACATTCGCCGGTCCGTTTCGCTACGCTGCTAGTGTCGGGTAGAATCAGGTATAGCGTCCTCCTCCACAGTGCCAGTAGCCACCGGGGACGAGCGAGCCGGTATGCGAGCACTAGTAGTTGTAGCTGCCTCCCGGCCAACCATCGTATTCGGCCTGGTGCTCGTGTAGCCAGTTACCACCCGCGTACTGGAATCCACCCAACGTCCAGGACCAGACCTCCGACGGACCTCCAGGAGACCACGCGGTATAGCAGTAGCGTTGACTCCAGCCATCCGGCGCGGCGTAGCAGTCGTGCCACTCGTTGTATCCGCCGTAGACCGCTGACCCGTCGTCAAGATAGGTGAGTTCTGCGTACACGTACGTTAGATCGATGCCGATCTTGTCGTTATATGTTGACCAAGCAACACCAAGTGTTGCGGTTGCGAGGATCGATGCCTCAGATGTAGCGGCGATTGAAGCTGGTCTCGCCGGTGTTCTACTAGGTTCACGAACTGATTGAACGACCATCGTGCAGTCTTCGGTTACGCGAATTACGATCTCAGAGGGTTGGCCGTCGTGATCGCCGACAGCACCGACCTCCACCTTCCCGAAGGAGCACTCGTCATCCGCAGAACCGCGCTCACTGTCCTTGAGGTGACCAACTGCGACGATTGAGCCAACCGTGATCGGAGTTGGCACACCGTCGACCCGTGAGTACTGCGTTCCTATATCCTGAGTCTCATCGCGCGAGCCGTCCGCCCAGGCGTGGCCAGAAAGCGCGAACACCGATAGCACGACAGCTAGAGCGGCGGATAGCCTGACGAATCGTTCGGCGAACATCGCTCAATACAGCGACTAGCGTGATGTGTCCTGTACTGTGGTGCGACAGCTACCACCGCTCGTTGTCATTCCGAGCCGCAGCGAGGAATCTCCCCTGGCTGGATACAGTCGAACGCAGGGAGATCCTTCGGCTGCGCGGGCGCCCTCTGGGCAGAGGATGACAAGGTGCGGGGAGGCTGCCAACCTGACACGTCATCCTAGTCGGAGCACTCAATACAGCGACTGCCATGAAGTGTCCGGTCGGCAGCCACCTGTGCCTCTGTCATGTGTGGCCCAGAGGGCACCCCGAGCGAAACATCCGTCCTCCCCGTTTCTCGGTTTCCAGACGGGAAAACGGATCCTTCACCCCGTTCAGGATGACAGAGGGAAGGGGGCCTACCGTACCCAATTACATGACAGATCACGCTGGTCGCTGTACTCAATGCTCTTTTCGACTGTCACAGTTGCCTGATCCACTGTAGCATAAGAATCAGGAAATGGCCATTCCGGGCACCGTTAACGTAGTATTGGCACGAATTTCACGTCGCTTGCCATTGAGCGACACCACCACAGCCAATGAATTAATCGCCGACATCGACGATCGTGACCCGGGCTGGGCCGTCGACGATGGCGTGCGCCAGGTCACCCCGAGTGCACGCCGCCGCCCGCCGTCCGCTAGTGATCGTGCCCGATGTCCACGTGATCAGGGAGAGGTCGGGTGAGGCGATGTCGTGCGACTGCGCGTCGGGCGCGCCCGAGCATCAACCCCCGCCAGCCGCTCGTCTCGCGTCACCTCGTCGGCGGCGCGGACGGTGATGTGGCCGAGCTTGCGGCCGGGCCGTGGGGCCTTGCCGTAGTGGTGGAGGTGCGCGTCGGGGATCGCGAGGATCGCGGACGGGTCGGGCATCTCGCCGATCAGGTTCTGGAGGCCGATCGCGCCGAGCGCGTCGGTCTCACCGAGTGGATAGCCGAGGATGGCGCGCAGGTGGTTTTCGAACTGGCTTGTTCTGGCGCCCTCGATCGTCCAGTGGCCGGAGTTGTGGACGCGCGGGGCCATCTCATTGACCAGCAACGCATCGCCGACCTGGAACAGCTCGATCGCCAGCACGCCGACGTAGTCCAGCTCCGCCATCGCGATCTCGACATAACCGCGGGCCGTCGCTGCCAGTATGTCATCGACACGACGGGCCGGGACGAAGGCGCGGTGGAGCATCCCACCGACCTGCTCGATCTCGACGACGGGCCAGACCGCCACTGAGCCGTCGCGACCACGGGCGGCGAGGATCGCCAACTCGCGATCGTAGGGGACGAACGCCTCCAGGATCAGCGGCCGGCCGCCGAGCGTCTGCCAGGCGGCGTCGAGGTCGGCGGCGTCGCGGAGGATGGCCTGACCTTTGCCGTCGTACCCCTCGCGCCGCGTCTTCAGCACGGCCGGCAGGCCCAGCTCGGCGACGGCGGCGTCCAGCCCGGCCCGGTCGTCGACGGCGACGTAGCGCGGGGTCGGGATGCCGAGCGCGTTGAAGAACGTCTTCTCCGACAGGCGGTCCTGGGCGACATCGAGCGCGGCCGGCGGCGGGTAGACCGGGACCTGGCGCTCCAGCGCGCGCGCGACGTGGGCCGGCACGTTCTCGAACTCGTAGGTGACGACATCCAGCCCCTCGGCGAAGCGGGCGAGGGCGTCGGGATCGTCGTAGGCGCCGACGATCAGCTCGCCGAGGTCGGCGACGGGCGCGTCCGGCGAGGGGTCGAGGAAGCGGAAGCGCAGGCCGAGCGGGTAGCCGGCCAGCGCCAGCATGCGGCCGAGCTGGCCACCGCCGATGATGCCGACGCGGATCATCTAGCTGCCCTCCCGTGGGTCGGGGTGATCGAGGACAGTCTGAGTCTGCCGCGCCCGCCATTCGTGGAGCGCGGCGCGGATCGCCGGCCGGTTCGCGCCGACGATCGCGGCGGCCAGCAGCGCGGCGTTGACCGCGCCAGCCCGGCCGATCGCCAGCGTTCCGACCGGGATGCCGGCCGGCATCTGGACGATCGACAGCAGCGAGTCCATGCCCTTCAGCGCGCGGGATTCGACCGGCACCCCGAGGACCGGCAGGACCGTCTTCGCCGCGGCCATGCCCGGCAGGTGCGCCGCGCCACCGGCGCCGGCGATGATGACCTCCAGCCCGCGCGCCTCGGCGCTGCCGGCGTACTCGAACAGCAGGTCCGGCGTGCGGTGCGCCGAGACGACGCGCGTCTCGTACGGCACGCCGAGCGCCTCCAGCGTCTCGACCGCATGCGCCATCGTCTCCCAGTCCGAGCGCGACCCCATAATCACGCCCACCAGCGGCTGTTCGGCCATGCTTCCTGAACTCCTGTCTCGTCCGTCTGTCCGGGCATGACGGTAGCAGATTGGGGGACGGCGGACGAGGGACGGGGGACGGGGATGGTTTCGTAGGGACAGGACCGGGCCTGTCCCGTATGGAGCCAACAGAATCCATCTCTCCGGTACGATAGCGTCGTAGACGCTGATGAACGACACCGGAGGTTCCCCAGATGACACTGAAGCCGATCGTGACCCGCACCGTCGATGTTGTCGAGGACTACCACGGCACGCCAGTGGCCGACCCGTATCGCTGGCTAGAGGATGCAGCCGATCCCGAGGTGCTGGCCTGGACCGAAGCGCAGAACGCGCGGACGCAGGCGTGGCTCGGCGAGCATGCTCCCAAGCGGGAGCGCATCCACGAGCGGCTGACGGAGCTGTGGGACTACCCCAAAGACTCCGCGCCGATGAAGCGCGGCGGGCGCTACTTCGCCTTCCACAATCCCGGCCTGCTGAACCAGCCGCTGCTGACCGTTCGTGAGGCGCTCGACGCCGAGCCGCGGACGCTGCTGGACGTCAACCAGCTCTCCGATGATGGCACGGTCGCGACGACGAACCAGGCGGCCTCGCGCGATGGCCGGCTGCTGGCCTACGCGCTGGCCGAGAGCGGCAGCGACTGGCAGACGATCCGCGTGCGCGACGTCGAGAGCGGCGCTGACCTGTCCGACGAGCTGCGCTGGTGCAAGTTCTCCAACATCGCCTGGCTGCCGGACGGATCGGGCTTCTACTACAGTCGCTACCCCGAGCCGGGCAGCGTCCCGACCTCGCGGCAGAACAGCCACAACCGCGTCTATCTGCACAGGATCGGCGACCCGCAGGCAGACGACACGCTGGTCTACGAGCGGCCAGACATGCCCGACTTGCATTTCTTCGCCGAGGTCAGCCACGATGGCCGCTACCTCGTCATCACCGCCTCGATCGGCACCGACCCGCGGACGCGGATTTACTACCGCGACCTGGCCAGCAACGGCGACATCGTGCCGCTGCTCGACGGCGCCGACGCCAAGTACGAGTTCGTCGACAACGACGACGCGACGTTCTACATCCTGACCGACCGCGACGCGCCGCTCGGCCGGCTGGTGGCGATCGACGCCGCCGACCCCGCGCCAGAGCGCTGGCGCGACGTGATCCCCGAGGGCGGGACGCCGCTGGCGGCGGTCGTCGCGGCCGGCGACCGTCTGGTCGCGCTGATGCTGATCGACGCCCAGCATCGAATCGACCTGTATCGACGCGACGGCACGTTCGACCGGATGATCGACCTGCCCGGGATCGGCGCGGTCGAGGCGCTCTCCGGTGAGCCGGATGACCCGGAGCTGTTCCTCACCTTCACCTCGTTCCTGACGCCGCCGACCCCATACCGCTACGACCTGGCCGACCCCGACGCGAGGCTCGCGCCGCTCCTTGCGCCGGCCATCGACTTCGATAGCGATGTCTACGAGACGCGGCAGGTTTTCTTCCACTCGCAGGATGGCACGCGAGTGCCAATGTTCGTCAGCCATCGCAAGGGTCTGAGCCTGCACGGGGATAACCCGACACTGCTCTACGCCTACGGCGGATTCAACATCAGCCTGATGCCGGCCTTCTCGCCGACCAATCTCGCCTGGCTGGAACGCGGCGGCGTCTTCGCCCAGGCCAACCTGCGCGGTGGCGAAGAGTACGGCGAGGAGTGGCACCAGGCCGGCATGCTGGAGCGCAAGCAGAACGTCTTCGACGACTTCATCGCCGCTGCCGAGTGGCTGATCGGCAACGGCTACACCAGCCGCGAGAAGTTGGCGATCAACGGGCGCTCGAACGGCGGACTACTGGTCGGCGCGTGTCTGACCCAGCGGCCTGACCTCTACGGCGCAGCGGTCTGCGAGGTGCCGGTGCTGGACATGCTGCGTTACCACCGCTTCACCGTCGGGCATTTCTGGACGCCGGAGTATGGAAACGCCGAGGAGGATCCGGAGCACTTCCGCTTCCTGCTGGCCTATTCACCACTGCACAACGTCCACTCCGGCACGGCCTACCCACCGACACTGGTGACCTCGGCCGACACCGACGACCGGGTCGTCCCAGCCCACGCCAAGAAGTTCACGGCGACGCTGCAGGCGGCCCAGGGCGGCGACGCGCCGGTGCTGCTGCGGGTCGAGATGAAGGCCGGCCACGGCATGGGCAAGCCGACCGCCAAGCTCATCGAAGAGCGCGCCGACGTGCTGGCGTTTCTGTCGACGGTGTTAGGGGTGGACCCGAACGACGGATGACGCACGAGATCTGAGTGTGATGCTCGCGGGCGTCCAACGGCATTCACTCGTGCGATCGTGCACGACGCGCTCGTCGCGGTTCCGACGTATATCATTATCGAACGACACCCATCCCCCGGCCAGTTCGGAAGGGGCGAATGATGACCGCTGACGATGCTGACCTCCGCCTTCGATGTCCCTCGTGCCAGGCCGTGCTTCCCGAGGCTGCGAGATACTGTCCGGTCTGTGGCTACGCTCTGGATTCGCGGACTAATTCGTTGGCGGGGCCGGCGTCGAGCCTCGATCTGCGACTGGAGCGGATCGAACGACGACTCGCCGAGCTCGACCAACGCCTGCTGGGGCTGGAGCGTGGCGCTGCGCCGCCGGTAGGTGTCTATCACGAGCCACGACCCGCGCCGCCAGTCGCACCCGTTGCCGCGCCACGACCGACAGTAGCCCAACCGCCGCAGGCCGCGCCCCGGCCCCCACCGCCGGCTCGGCGTCGCGCGGAACCGCGCTGGTCGGGTGTGGATCTCGAGGATCTATTGAGCGGCCGCGGACTTGCCTGGCTGGGCGGGCTGGCGCTGATTGTTGGCGCGGTCTTCTTCCTGAGCCTGGCCTTCAGCCGTGGCTGGATCGGGCCGGCTACGCGCGTGACGATCGGTCTGGTTAGCGGAGCGCTGATGCTGGCAGGCGGCGGCTGGCTCTTCGAGCGGCGCGAGCGGGTCATCGGCCACGTCCTGGTCGCCGTCGGTCTCGGCGTCCTCAGCCTCTCACTGCTGGCTGGTTGCGATTTCTACGACCTCTTTTCGATCCACGTCGCGCTGCTCGGCACATTCGCTGCCGCAGCGGTGGCCGCCGTCATCGCTATCCATGCTCGGTCGCAGGTCGTCGCTATCTTCGGTCTCGTTGCCGCGCTGGCGGCTCCCCCACTGCTCGGGGCGGAGCCGGACGGCGCGACGATCGCATTCCTGGTGGTCGTGCTGGCTGGCACGACTGCGATCACGCTCACCCGCGACTGGCGCTGGCTGGCGCCGGTCGCCTTCGTCCTCTCTGCGCCACAGTTGGCAGACTGGGTGCTGAGCAATCCGGCCGTCGCGCCAGCGCTGCTAGCGACCTGGGGCTTCTGGCTGCTCCATGTGCTTGCGGCTGGCGGCGAGGAGTATCGTGTCCCGCGCGACCGGCTGCGCCCCGTCTCGGCGATGCTCCTGCTGGCGAACGCCTCGTTCCTCATCTGGGCCGGGTTCCGGCTGCTCGAAGGCGGACTCGACGGCTGGCGGGGGCTGTTCCTGGTCGGCGTCTCCCTGGCGCATGCCGCCATTGCGGCCTACTTTCTCGTCGTCCGTGGCCAGCGCAACCCATTCGGCCTACTGATGGCTGGCACAGCGCTGGCCGCGTTCAGCATCGCCGTTCCGGTCCAGCTTGGCGGGCCGATCGTCCCGATTATCTGGGCAGCCCAGGCGGTTGCGCTGACCTGGGTCTACACGCGGACACGCAACGGGTATGCGGCCAGCGCGGCAGTCGTCCTTGGCGCTGTCGCAGCGCTACATCTCGCCACGATCGAGTACCCGTTCTGGCAGATCGACATGGCAGGCGGACCGGAGCGTGTGTTCCTCAATGGAAATGCCGCGACAGCCGGGTTCCTGCTGGCCTCGCTGATAGTGGCCGGCTGGTTCGTCCACGATCGCTTCGTTCGGATGCTGCTGGCTGCGGCCGGCGTTGCGCTGGTTGTCTACGTCCTGCCGTTCGAGCTTTCGGGCGCGGCGCTCGTCGGGGGCTGGTCGGCGGTCTGGGTCGTGGCGCTGGTCCTCTGGCGGACACCAGCATTTCGGCCCGATATTGATGATTACGGTGTGTCAGTGCGCTGGCGAGCTCTCGCCATTCGTGGGGCTGCCCATGCGCTGGCGGTCGCCGCGGGCGTCGCCGCCATCTGTGCTATCCAGCACCTGACGGCGCTTGACTTGCCGTTGGAAGATGCCTTTGCTCAAACTAGACCGGAGACTCCGTTCGTCAACGCTCCGAGTCTCGCGGCGGCATTCATGATTGCGGCCGCGCTGGCCGGCGCCTGGATCGTGCGTGCCTGGGATCGCGCCCGTGGCTGGTCGATCGTTGCCGCTGTGGCGATTGCTGGCTACCTGCTGCCGTTCCAGGTTGTGGAAGCGGCGGTCGTGGCCGGCTGGTCGGCCCTCGCCGTCGCGATCGCCCTCCTGGTTCGTCGGGATGCTGCGAACGCCGCCCTGTACCACGGAGTCTCGCTGGCGTTGCTCGGCTTCGGCGCGCTGCTCACGATCGCGCGCGTTGCTCCGCTCGACCGCCTCGCCGTCGACGCCACGCGCCCGATCGACCATCCGTTGCTGTGGAGCGGCGCGACAGTTGCCGGCATCGCGCTGGCAGTCGCCGCAGGTGTTGCTGCCAGAGTCGTGCGCGACAAGCCGCACGGGCGCTGGCTGATCGTTGCCGCGTCGATTGCCATCGTCTACACCCTCTCAGTCGGCCTGGTCGACGCGTTCCAGCGTCAGATCGGCGGGGAGACGGCGCTCGAGGAGCTACAGAAGCGGGCTCAGGTCGGGCTCTCGATCCTCTGGGCCGTTCTCGGCGGCGCGGCGTTCGTCGCCGGCATTGTCATGCGCCGACGCGAGGCTCGCTGGCTGGGGTTGGGATTGCTCGGCGTTGCGGCCGCCAAAGTGTTCATCGTCGACCTGGCTTCCCTCGACGCCGCCTACCGTGTGCTGTCCTTCATCGGACTGGGCATCCTGCTGCTACTCAGCTCGTGGGCCTATCAACACTGGATGCCGAACCTCCCCGAATCAGACGGACGCCCTGACCCCGTCGCTAGAGCTGGTGGGGAGTAGGAGAACCCGTTGCTCAGCGATCTCTCCGATGCAGCCAAGCATCTAGCGCCGCCCGAGCAACACTATCCGTGCGGCGCTGGGAGACCGCCGGTCGCCAGAGACGTGATATTTCAGGCGCTCTGTCTGATGTGGCACGTGGCGCCAGGCCGGCATGCTGGAGCGCAAGCAGAACGTCTTCGACGCCTTCATCGCCGCTGCCGAGTGGCTGATCGGCAACGGCTACACCAGCCACGAGAAGTTGGCGATCAACGGGCGCTCGAACGGCGGGCTACTGGTAGGCGCGTGTCTGACGCGGCGGTCTGCGAGGTGCCGGTGCTGGACATGCTGCGCTACCACCGCTTCACCGTCGGGCATTTCTGGACGCCGGAGTATCGTCGCGCAGCACCGAGCCGAATAGCGCCAGTTCGCGGATGTCGTAACGGCGACACAGATCGGCGAGGGCGTCCAACGGAAGGGGAATACGCCCCTGAACGTTCGTGCTCATGTGGTCCCCACATGACGTCCGATGGCGAGCGAGTCTTTATTCACTGTCGTTACGGCCCGAACCATCGAACGATACTTCCACCTTCGGTCAGGCGACCTGATAGATCAACGGACGGTAGCGCGGCTCGGGGATCGGCCGGCCGCCCTCACGGGCAGAATCGAGCCAGAGCCGTTCGGCGACCAGTACCTGTTCGAGCGCTTCCAACGGAGTATCCCCGAAGGCTGAGCAATACTGAAGGTCGGGGATATCGGCGACGAAGCAGCCATCCTCTTCGCTGTAGAACACATTGATGTGGTAATGCTGGTCGCTCATAGTTTCTCCTCAAGTCGCAGCTCATATCGCTCGACGAGACGCAGGAACTAGCGAATCTGATATGGCTTGGCCTCGCCACGAAGCGGCTAGAGGTTGACCATCGCGGGGACCGCCGGATGAGCGTATAGGTGGCGGCTGCCCTCCGTGCGGTCGAGAATGAATCCGAAGCCCTCGACAAGATCCTCGAAATCGCGAAACACGCCGTTGTTCATGGAGCCTTGCGTCAGCCGGCGTAGCAGCCGCTCACGGTTCCATAGTATCGGCGTCCGCGCGAATCGCCAACGCTCACGCGGCCTCCATCCGTCGCCCGGATGGTCTGCTCGGCGTTCCCCAGGTCGGTCACCTCGACGATCTGATCGGTGATGCCATCCTCGTCGAATCGGTAATGACGACGAGGTTCGACGTAGGGCGAATTGATGATCGGGTTCTCGATCACGACCTGTGTCACGGTGGCCCTCCTGCTGGGTTTCTATCGTAGCACGCGCAGCAAGGTTTGATCGCGCTTCATCGGGCAGGGTCGCCGGCCATGGCTCCTCTGCGGCGCGAGTCGTGCTGGGACTGATGTATACATGCAGCAACGACGACGGGCGACGAGGCCCGGCGAGTTGAGGAGGGCAGGGACACGATGGCCGTGGACGAGACTGCGACCGACCGCACGACTGCGCCGCTATTCGAGCTGGACGACACACATCGTGAATTTCAGGCGCTCTGCCGGCGGTTCGTCCAGCAGCACGTGACGCCGAGGGTCGAGGCTGCCGAGCGCGCAGGGCAGTTCCCGCTCGATCTGATGCCGCTGATGGGACGCAACGGATTCCTCGGGCTGACCTTTCCGGAGGAGGCCGGTGGGACGGGCGGCGATATGCTGGCGATCGCGCTCCTCTCCGAGGAGCTGGGCAAGTCGTGTGGCGGCATCGCGGTGACACCGCTGGCCAGCGCCTACATGGCCGCGCCACACCTGGCGAAGTTCGGCACGCCGGAGCAGCAGGAGCGCTGGCTGCTGCCGATCACGACCGGCGAGAAGATCGCCTCGATCGGCGTCACCGAGCCCGCCACGGGGTCGGACGTGGCCGGTATGCGGACGACGGCAGCGAAGGTCGACGGCGGCTACCGGATCAACGGGACGAAGCTGTTCATCACCAACGCCGGGTTCGCCGACTACATCGTCCTCGGCGCGAAGACCAACCCGACCGAGCGACACCGCGGCATCACGATGTTCCTCATCGAGAAGGACGACCCGGGCTTCAACCTCGGCCGGCCACTGGAGAAGATGGGCTGGCACTCGTCCGACACCCGCGAGCTGATCTTCGACGACTGCTTCGTGCCGGACGACCGTGTGATCGGCCAGGTCGGCCGGGGGTTCTACCAGATCGCCGGATCGTTCCAGACCGAACGCGTCACACTGGCCGGGATGGGTGTCGGGCTGGCGCAGGCGGCGTTCGACGACGCGCTGGAGTACGCGAAGACGCGGCAGGCGTTCGGGCAGGAGATCGGAAAATACCAGGCGATCCGCCACAAGCTGGCCGACATGGCGACGAGCATCCACGCCGGCCGGCTGCTGCTCTACCAGGCAGCGGCCAAGTTCGACAGCGGCGCGGACGACGCGCTCGACCTCGTCGCGATGGCCAAGCTGCAGACGGCGATCATGGCCAATCGCGTCGCCGACGACGCAGTCCAGATCTTCGGCGGCTACGGCTACATCGAGGAGACCCGCGTCGCGATGCACTATCGCGACGCGCGCATCCTGCGCATCGGCGGCGGCACCGACGAGATCCAGCGCGAGATCCTGGCAAAGCGGATGGGGTTGTGACGGAGGGATGGGGGATGGGGCAAAGGCGTGGAACCGACTCCTCGTCCCCCGTCCCCCGTCCCCCGTCCCCGGCGATCTACCAGATACCGAGCTCGTCGCGCGCGTCTTCGCTCATCATGGCCGGCGACCAGGGCGGCGTCCAGACGATCTTGAGGTCGATATTGCCGATGCCCATCAGCCCCCCGAGGGCGCGGTGGACCTCTTCGAAGATGACCGGCCCGAGCGGGCAGCCCATCGAGGTGAGTGTCATGATGACTTCGACATCATTCTCCTCGGAGATGATCGCGTCGTAGACCAGGCCGAGGTCGACGATATTGACGCCCAGCTCCGGGTCGTAGACATCCTTCAGCATCTCCAGAATCAGGTCTTTGTTCAGTTGCACCATCTCGGCGCGTCGCTCCTATCGATTCGTCGGCTATCCTGACCGCTAAGGATAGCGCCTGAGGCAGCGTTGGTGCGCGCTCTGCGGTACCCTCAGCACAACAACCGGGAGAATCCCGGAGCGATCCGTTCATTCACGATCGAGGGTTGACGGCGATGTCCTGGCTGGATTTTCTGAAGCGACACGAGCAGCACGACGAGGAGCGGCCGACCCGCGACCTGCCGATCATCCGCACCGGCGGCGTGCAATCTGCCGCTGGCGCGCCGGTCATCGGCCGGCGACCGGCGACCGACGATCCCGAGGCGCAAGCCCGGCGCAAGGCGCGGCTGGAGCAACGCGTGCTCGACCTGCGCTACGACATCCAGCGGGCAGTGAGCGCGTTGGAGGAACCCAACCGCTGGACCGAACGCGTCGCCGAGCTGGACGCCGCGATCGTTCAGGCCGATCGCGACATCGAGACGATACGCGCCGCCCAGCCGGATACGCCAGGCATCCCGCTACCCGCCTGGCCGGTGCATATCGCATCGTTGCGCGCAGCCGAACCCGCTGAGGCGCAGTTGCGCATCGGCGAGGCGCAACTGCGCTATGTCGAAGACATTGACTGGGCCGAACGCGGGCATCAGAAAACCCCCGGCGAGATGCGACGCACCGAAGGAGACCCGGACCTGCTGA
Protein-coding sequences here:
- the purE gene encoding 5-(carboxyamino)imidazole ribonucleotide mutase; this translates as MAEQPLVGVIMGSRSDWETMAHAVETLEALGVPYETRVVSAHRTPDLLFEYAGSAEARGLEVIIAGAGGAAHLPGMAAAKTVLPVLGVPVESRALKGMDSLLSIVQMPAGIPVGTLAIGRAGAVNAALLAAAIVGANRPAIRAALHEWRARQTQTVLDHPDPREGS
- a CDS encoding M81 family metallopeptidase; amino-acid sequence: MPRVAIGGISHETNTFSSIQTTLTDFQRRALARGRTIIETSRGAGTALGGMVDTSLALRWDLVPTLFASATPSGRIRRGAFESLANELVGGIAAAAGEPAGLAGVLLALHGAMVAEALDDADGEILRRVRRAVGPDVPIAVVLDSHANLTPQMVEHADILLAYETYPHIDTYARGSQAVRLLEQRLLGEILPTHALRQIPLLTPLTTQWTAGPTPMRDLALLAEQARHERSVLSIALASGFPYNDIHDAGMAVLVTTDGDPAAANAIADRLAAACWERRSLFESDLTPVDAAVSLAMAAERGPVVLADVADNPGGGASGDGTTILAALLAARAESAVVAMIADPETVRQAELIGAGNRGRLRLGGKTDHLHGPTLELDARVRWTGDLTFVNRGPMGTGTTTRLGSSAVIEVGDPPVEVIVATNRVQALDPELLRAAGIEPESRRIIVLKSSVHFRAAFGPLAAGIIEVAGPGLSSPDLLSFPYRRVRRPIWPLDRDMR
- a CDS encoding 5-(carboxyamino)imidazole ribonucleotide synthase, with product MIRVGIIGGGQLGRMLALAGYPLGLRFRFLDPSPDAPVADLGELIVGAYDDPDALARFAEGLDVVTYEFENVPAHVARALERQVPVYPPPAALDVAQDRLSEKTFFNALGIPTPRYVAVDDRAGLDAAVAELGLPAVLKTRREGYDGKGQAILRDAADLDAAWQTLGGRPLILEAFVPYDRELAILAARGRDGSVAVWPVVEIEQVGGMLHRAFVPARRVDDILAATARGYVEIAMAELDYVGVLAIELFQVGDALLVNEMAPRVHNSGHWTIEGARTSQFENHLRAILGYPLGETDALGAIGLQNLIGEMPDPSAILAIPDAHLHHYGKAPRPGRKLGHITVRAADEVTRDERLAGVDARARPTRSRTTSPHPTSP
- a CDS encoding prolyl oligopeptidase family serine peptidase; translation: MTLKPIVTRTVDVVEDYHGTPVADPYRWLEDAADPEVLAWTEAQNARTQAWLGEHAPKRERIHERLTELWDYPKDSAPMKRGGRYFAFHNPGLLNQPLLTVREALDAEPRTLLDVNQLSDDGTVATTNQAASRDGRLLAYALAESGSDWQTIRVRDVESGADLSDELRWCKFSNIAWLPDGSGFYYSRYPEPGSVPTSRQNSHNRVYLHRIGDPQADDTLVYERPDMPDLHFFAEVSHDGRYLVITASIGTDPRTRIYYRDLASNGDIVPLLDGADAKYEFVDNDDATFYILTDRDAPLGRLVAIDAADPAPERWRDVIPEGGTPLAAVVAAGDRLVALMLIDAQHRIDLYRRDGTFDRMIDLPGIGAVEALSGEPDDPELFLTFTSFLTPPTPYRYDLADPDARLAPLLAPAIDFDSDVYETRQVFFHSQDGTRVPMFVSHRKGLSLHGDNPTLLYAYGGFNISLMPAFSPTNLAWLERGGVFAQANLRGGEEYGEEWHQAGMLERKQNVFDDFIAAAEWLIGNGYTSREKLAINGRSNGGLLVGACLTQRPDLYGAAVCEVPVLDMLRYHRFTVGHFWTPEYGNAEEDPEHFRFLLAYSPLHNVHSGTAYPPTLVTSADTDDRVVPAHAKKFTATLQAAQGGDAPVLLRVEMKAGHGMGKPTAKLIEERADVLAFLSTVLGVDPNDG